In Oryza sativa Japonica Group chromosome 11, ASM3414082v1, the following are encoded in one genomic region:
- the LOC9272616 gene encoding uncharacterized protein isoform X2, whose product MPRPSTSASATASRFAAFWAADALAGDDALDFAVTKAMVGVSPDSVRAAPEAVRERVALRCLQEVVSLASSDGERGATASAIAAPGEGMLGVEDASRTCEDLLLQLIREVGSSGSLEKDMLPPFRQDIQKFICIKRPTLPETSFELLRKVYPEITPVVPPSPVEQNGNDQHDNISHDLVNTEKTGFTTDGAQLQQDDLANLVDERNTENLQKDAMATSDFQQPCTSDNRCFDQRQEDSINTVGVNIRSPEDSPTNVNRHMSVAAEPSLASSADLLGSNTGRMSEQDTIDHTTIVQSQSCGVRYPNKHHSNNGDMPLVASIQSPKDSIHEGSTMQTTVSPAVDRSNDALPASNMTHLPEFIAVEDKIMTSEPHFSKTHPNSGQHDTGDKANQDVGCGSTGIQTAAALPSEGFNGDVQGDKSEIKDPAGNTTQHTETFEQENSDKAHLEVGCSDKVNQALYDDGNIIKNNMVFGGLNKQTALESHGCSMTLHNRNSEANHFSEQNIGRNRTEVQNDCCSIPTSPNDVNDKRAKQASNKETMANTVAETLHVHSSDGSFSGFAAGGLLSMAEKLPFCTQDQYANGTVEGLSEQELCIKCGKDGQLLKCSGCFLAVHDTCFGSSVTFDDSGQFYCPVCFYTKATEAYQKAKKTYSEARKNLSAFLGRKQLAEQYQQAAVRQRAANSEDHFNGCNNAIKRQGNHQSEGNNLSHRDEEPARQRKKQKTNARDACTQEVVTKKAPTVHNSDVVSMKKNSVLQNNRKQAQVAEQEQPEENAEASGESGNTNSSHKTAHSSQNKCSPAASQNIDADKEDVLASSQQSEDSDEIEATSSSDPSKQPSPHWRKLRHRKARYQDNNTAIPINSKKTLGHHDQHMASPSRKRNYAYPPKRYSNPVGPAGRRTKLCWTEQEEATLREAMAKFTPSDNGPIPWVQILDYGRDVFHRTRLASDLRVKWRNMKKKAGS is encoded by the exons ATGCCGCgcccctccacctccgcctccgccaccgcctcccgctTCGCCGCCTTCTGGGCCGCcgacgcgctcgccggcgacgacgccctcGACTTCGCCGTCACCAAGG CGATGGTGGGCGTCTCCCCGGATTCCGTCAGGGCCGCCCCTGAGGCGGTGCGGGAGCGCGTGGCGCTGCGGTGCCTCCAGGAGGTCGtctccctcgcctcctccgaTGGCGAGCGCGGCGCCACGGCCTCGGCCATAGCGGCGCCGGGGGAGGGGATGCTTGGGGTGGAGGACGCATCCCGCACCTGCGAGGATTTGCTGCTTCAACTCATCCGGGAG GTTGGTAGCTCAGGGAGCTTGGAGAAGGATATGCTTCCGCCCTTTAGACAAGATATCCAGAAGTTTATATGCATAAAGAGACCTACATTACCAGAAACTTCTTTTGAGTTG CTCAGAAAAGTTTACCCAGAGATTACACCTGTGGTTCCACCATCCCCAGTGGAGCAGAATGGAAATGACCAACACGACAATATCAGCCATGATCTTGTGAATACAGAGAAGACCGGATTCACTACAGATGGTGCTCAACTTCAGCAGGATGATCTAGCAAATTTAGTCGATGAAAGAAACACAGAAAATCTTCAGAAGGATGCAATGGCAACTTCTGATTTTCAACAACCATGTACATCAGACAATAGGTGTTTTGATCAGCGACAAGAAGATTCTATTAATACTGTTGGTGTCAACATCAGGTCTCCAGAAGACAGTCCAACTAATGTAAATAGACACATGTCAGTTGCAGCTGAGCCTTCTTTAGCTAGTTCTGCAGATTTGCTGGGAAGTAATACAGGAAGAATGTCTGAGCAGGACACGATAGATCATACAACCATAGTTCAATCACAATCTTGTGGGGTCAGATATCCTAATAAACATCACAGTAATAATGGAGACATGCCACTTGTTGCCAGCATTCAGTCACCAAAGGATTCCATCCATGAAGGATCAACCATGCAGACAACTGTTTCTCCAGCTGTTGACAGAAGCAATGATGCTTTACCGGCATCCAACATGACCCACTTGCCTGAGTTTATTGCTGTAGAGGATAAAATAATGACTTCAGAACCACACTTCAGCAAAACTCATCCAAATTCAGGGCAACATGATACTGGTGATAAAGCAAATCAAGATGTGGGTTGTGGCAGTACTGGTATTCAGACAGCTGCTGCTTTACCATCTGAAGGCTTTAATGGGGATGTTCAAGGAGACAAATCTGAAATTAAAGATCCAGCAGGGAATACTACACAGCATACTGAAACTTTTGAACAAGAAAATAGTGACAAGGCTCATTTGGAAGTTGGTTGTTCCGACAAAGTTAATCAAGCTCTATATGATGATGGCAAcatcataaaaaataatatggtcTTTGGTGGGCTGAATAAGCAAACTGCTCTAGAGTCTCATGGCTGCAGCATGACCTTGCATAACAGAAATTCAGAGGCCAACCATTTCTCTGAGCAGAATATTGGAAGGAACAGAACTGAAGTTCAGAATGATTGCTGCAGTATTCCAACCTCTCCTAATGATGTTAATGACAAGCGAGCAAAGCAAGCTTCAAACAAGGAAACCATGGCGAATACTGTGGCAGAAACATTGCATGTGCATTCTTCAGATGGTAGTTTCAGTGGCTTCGCAGCTGGTGGTCTTCTGTCAATGGCTGAAAAACTACCGTTCTGTACTCAGGATCAATATGCTAATGGTACTGTTGAGGGCTTGTCAGAACAAGAGTTGTGCATAAAATGTGGCAAAGATGGTCAGTTGCTGAAATGCAGTGGCTGTTTTTTAGCCGTTCATGATACATGTTTTGGCTCATCAGTGACATTTGATGATTCTGGTCAGTTCTACTGTCCTGTATGCTTCTATACTAAAGCAACTGAAGCATATCAAAAGGCAAAGAAAACATATTCTGAAGCAAGGAAGAACCTATCAGCTTTCCTTGGTAGAAAGCAATTGGCTGAGCAATATCAACAAGCTGCAGTGCGGCAAAGAGCTGCCAACAGTGAGGATCATTTCAATGGGTGTAACAACGCAATCAAAAGGCAAGGTAATCATCAATCTGAAGGAAATAACCTTTCTCATAGGGATGAAGAGCCTGCCCGACAGAGGAAGAAGCAGAAGACAAATGCTAGGGATGCTTGCACTCAGGAAGTAGTCACTAAAAAGGCACCCACTGTTCATAACTCTGATGTTGTATCCATGAAAAAGAATTCTGTACTCCAGAATAACAGAAAACAAGCTCAGGTTGCAgagcaggagcagccagaggaaAATGCAGAAGCTAGTGGAGAGTCTGGTAATACAAATTCATCGCACAAAACAGCACATTCATCTCAGAACAAGTGCAGTCCTGCTGCAAGTCAGAATATTGATGCTGACAAAGAAGATGTCCTTGCAAGTTCTCAACAGTCAGAAGATTCTGATGAAATCGAAGCTACATCTTCTAGTGACCCTAGCAAGCAACCATCGCCTCATTGGCGCAAGTTGAGACACCGCAAAGCAAGATATCAGGATAATAATACAGCAATTCCAATTAATTCTAAGAAAACACTGGGGCACCATGATCAACATATGGCTTCACCATCAAGGAAAAGGAACTATGCATATCCACCCAAGCGTTA CTCTAACCCTGTCGGACCAGCTGGAAGGCGCACAAAGCTCTGCTGGACAGAACAAGAGGAGGCAACTTTGAGG GAAGCAATGGCAAAATTCACCCCAAGTGACAACGGGCCAATTCCGTGGGTCCAGATACTGGATTACGGCAGGGATGTGTTCCACAGGACACGCCTCGCATCCGACCTGAGGGTGAAATGGAGGAACATGAAGAAGAAAGCAGGCTCATGA
- the LOC9272616 gene encoding uncharacterized protein isoform X1, translating to MGLSGTRIPAHPPRQRRRTTIPTPTLLAGGSPARRLHGGHLVGVRLLHPPTKLAAHHPHHRVTANAAPLHLRLRHRLPLRRLLGRRRARRRRRPRLRRHQGVCLARLAPAAMVGVSPDSVRAAPEAVRERVALRCLQEVVSLASSDGERGATASAIAAPGEGMLGVEDASRTCEDLLLQLIREVGSSGSLEKDMLPPFRQDIQKFICIKRPTLPETSFELLRKVYPEITPVVPPSPVEQNGNDQHDNISHDLVNTEKTGFTTDGAQLQQDDLANLVDERNTENLQKDAMATSDFQQPCTSDNRCFDQRQEDSINTVGVNIRSPEDSPTNVNRHMSVAAEPSLASSADLLGSNTGRMSEQDTIDHTTIVQSQSCGVRYPNKHHSNNGDMPLVASIQSPKDSIHEGSTMQTTVSPAVDRSNDALPASNMTHLPEFIAVEDKIMTSEPHFSKTHPNSGQHDTGDKANQDVGCGSTGIQTAAALPSEGFNGDVQGDKSEIKDPAGNTTQHTETFEQENSDKAHLEVGCSDKVNQALYDDGNIIKNNMVFGGLNKQTALESHGCSMTLHNRNSEANHFSEQNIGRNRTEVQNDCCSIPTSPNDVNDKRAKQASNKETMANTVAETLHVHSSDGSFSGFAAGGLLSMAEKLPFCTQDQYANGTVEGLSEQELCIKCGKDGQLLKCSGCFLAVHDTCFGSSVTFDDSGQFYCPVCFYTKATEAYQKAKKTYSEARKNLSAFLGRKQLAEQYQQAAVRQRAANSEDHFNGCNNAIKRQGNHQSEGNNLSHRDEEPARQRKKQKTNARDACTQEVVTKKAPTVHNSDVVSMKKNSVLQNNRKQAQVAEQEQPEENAEASGESGNTNSSHKTAHSSQNKCSPAASQNIDADKEDVLASSQQSEDSDEIEATSSSDPSKQPSPHWRKLRHRKARYQDNNTAIPINSKKTLGHHDQHMASPSRKRNYAYPPKRYSNPVGPAGRRTKLCWTEQEEATLREAMAKFTPSDNGPIPWVQILDYGRDVFHRTRLASDLRVKWRNMKKKAGS from the exons ATGGGCCTTTCCGGTACTCGCATCCCGGCCCATCCGCCTCGTCAGCGGCGGCGCACCACCatccccacccccaccctcctcgccggcggctcaccggcgcgccgcctccacgGCGGCCACCTCGTCGGCGTCCGGTTGCTCCACCCGCCCACCAAACTCGCCGcccaccacccccaccaccgCGTAACCGCAAATGCCGCgcccctccacctccgcctccgccaccgcctcccgctTCGCCGCCTTCTGGGCCGCcgacgcgctcgccggcgacgacgccctcGACTTCGCCGTCACCAAGG GGTTTGCCTTGCCCGCCTTGCCCCCGCAGCGATGGTGGGCGTCTCCCCGGATTCCGTCAGGGCCGCCCCTGAGGCGGTGCGGGAGCGCGTGGCGCTGCGGTGCCTCCAGGAGGTCGtctccctcgcctcctccgaTGGCGAGCGCGGCGCCACGGCCTCGGCCATAGCGGCGCCGGGGGAGGGGATGCTTGGGGTGGAGGACGCATCCCGCACCTGCGAGGATTTGCTGCTTCAACTCATCCGGGAG GTTGGTAGCTCAGGGAGCTTGGAGAAGGATATGCTTCCGCCCTTTAGACAAGATATCCAGAAGTTTATATGCATAAAGAGACCTACATTACCAGAAACTTCTTTTGAGTTG CTCAGAAAAGTTTACCCAGAGATTACACCTGTGGTTCCACCATCCCCAGTGGAGCAGAATGGAAATGACCAACACGACAATATCAGCCATGATCTTGTGAATACAGAGAAGACCGGATTCACTACAGATGGTGCTCAACTTCAGCAGGATGATCTAGCAAATTTAGTCGATGAAAGAAACACAGAAAATCTTCAGAAGGATGCAATGGCAACTTCTGATTTTCAACAACCATGTACATCAGACAATAGGTGTTTTGATCAGCGACAAGAAGATTCTATTAATACTGTTGGTGTCAACATCAGGTCTCCAGAAGACAGTCCAACTAATGTAAATAGACACATGTCAGTTGCAGCTGAGCCTTCTTTAGCTAGTTCTGCAGATTTGCTGGGAAGTAATACAGGAAGAATGTCTGAGCAGGACACGATAGATCATACAACCATAGTTCAATCACAATCTTGTGGGGTCAGATATCCTAATAAACATCACAGTAATAATGGAGACATGCCACTTGTTGCCAGCATTCAGTCACCAAAGGATTCCATCCATGAAGGATCAACCATGCAGACAACTGTTTCTCCAGCTGTTGACAGAAGCAATGATGCTTTACCGGCATCCAACATGACCCACTTGCCTGAGTTTATTGCTGTAGAGGATAAAATAATGACTTCAGAACCACACTTCAGCAAAACTCATCCAAATTCAGGGCAACATGATACTGGTGATAAAGCAAATCAAGATGTGGGTTGTGGCAGTACTGGTATTCAGACAGCTGCTGCTTTACCATCTGAAGGCTTTAATGGGGATGTTCAAGGAGACAAATCTGAAATTAAAGATCCAGCAGGGAATACTACACAGCATACTGAAACTTTTGAACAAGAAAATAGTGACAAGGCTCATTTGGAAGTTGGTTGTTCCGACAAAGTTAATCAAGCTCTATATGATGATGGCAAcatcataaaaaataatatggtcTTTGGTGGGCTGAATAAGCAAACTGCTCTAGAGTCTCATGGCTGCAGCATGACCTTGCATAACAGAAATTCAGAGGCCAACCATTTCTCTGAGCAGAATATTGGAAGGAACAGAACTGAAGTTCAGAATGATTGCTGCAGTATTCCAACCTCTCCTAATGATGTTAATGACAAGCGAGCAAAGCAAGCTTCAAACAAGGAAACCATGGCGAATACTGTGGCAGAAACATTGCATGTGCATTCTTCAGATGGTAGTTTCAGTGGCTTCGCAGCTGGTGGTCTTCTGTCAATGGCTGAAAAACTACCGTTCTGTACTCAGGATCAATATGCTAATGGTACTGTTGAGGGCTTGTCAGAACAAGAGTTGTGCATAAAATGTGGCAAAGATGGTCAGTTGCTGAAATGCAGTGGCTGTTTTTTAGCCGTTCATGATACATGTTTTGGCTCATCAGTGACATTTGATGATTCTGGTCAGTTCTACTGTCCTGTATGCTTCTATACTAAAGCAACTGAAGCATATCAAAAGGCAAAGAAAACATATTCTGAAGCAAGGAAGAACCTATCAGCTTTCCTTGGTAGAAAGCAATTGGCTGAGCAATATCAACAAGCTGCAGTGCGGCAAAGAGCTGCCAACAGTGAGGATCATTTCAATGGGTGTAACAACGCAATCAAAAGGCAAGGTAATCATCAATCTGAAGGAAATAACCTTTCTCATAGGGATGAAGAGCCTGCCCGACAGAGGAAGAAGCAGAAGACAAATGCTAGGGATGCTTGCACTCAGGAAGTAGTCACTAAAAAGGCACCCACTGTTCATAACTCTGATGTTGTATCCATGAAAAAGAATTCTGTACTCCAGAATAACAGAAAACAAGCTCAGGTTGCAgagcaggagcagccagaggaaAATGCAGAAGCTAGTGGAGAGTCTGGTAATACAAATTCATCGCACAAAACAGCACATTCATCTCAGAACAAGTGCAGTCCTGCTGCAAGTCAGAATATTGATGCTGACAAAGAAGATGTCCTTGCAAGTTCTCAACAGTCAGAAGATTCTGATGAAATCGAAGCTACATCTTCTAGTGACCCTAGCAAGCAACCATCGCCTCATTGGCGCAAGTTGAGACACCGCAAAGCAAGATATCAGGATAATAATACAGCAATTCCAATTAATTCTAAGAAAACACTGGGGCACCATGATCAACATATGGCTTCACCATCAAGGAAAAGGAACTATGCATATCCACCCAAGCGTTA CTCTAACCCTGTCGGACCAGCTGGAAGGCGCACAAAGCTCTGCTGGACAGAACAAGAGGAGGCAACTTTGAGG GAAGCAATGGCAAAATTCACCCCAAGTGACAACGGGCCAATTCCGTGGGTCCAGATACTGGATTACGGCAGGGATGTGTTCCACAGGACACGCCTCGCATCCGACCTGAGGGTGAAATGGAGGAACATGAAGAAGAAAGCAGGCTCATGA
- the LOC9272616 gene encoding uncharacterized protein isoform X3, which produces MLPPFRQDIQKFICIKRPTLPETSFELLRKVYPEITPVVPPSPVEQNGNDQHDNISHDLVNTEKTGFTTDGAQLQQDDLANLVDERNTENLQKDAMATSDFQQPCTSDNRCFDQRQEDSINTVGVNIRSPEDSPTNVNRHMSVAAEPSLASSADLLGSNTGRMSEQDTIDHTTIVQSQSCGVRYPNKHHSNNGDMPLVASIQSPKDSIHEGSTMQTTVSPAVDRSNDALPASNMTHLPEFIAVEDKIMTSEPHFSKTHPNSGQHDTGDKANQDVGCGSTGIQTAAALPSEGFNGDVQGDKSEIKDPAGNTTQHTETFEQENSDKAHLEVGCSDKVNQALYDDGNIIKNNMVFGGLNKQTALESHGCSMTLHNRNSEANHFSEQNIGRNRTEVQNDCCSIPTSPNDVNDKRAKQASNKETMANTVAETLHVHSSDGSFSGFAAGGLLSMAEKLPFCTQDQYANGTVEGLSEQELCIKCGKDGQLLKCSGCFLAVHDTCFGSSVTFDDSGQFYCPVCFYTKATEAYQKAKKTYSEARKNLSAFLGRKQLAEQYQQAAVRQRAANSEDHFNGCNNAIKRQGNHQSEGNNLSHRDEEPARQRKKQKTNARDACTQEVVTKKAPTVHNSDVVSMKKNSVLQNNRKQAQVAEQEQPEENAEASGESGNTNSSHKTAHSSQNKCSPAASQNIDADKEDVLASSQQSEDSDEIEATSSSDPSKQPSPHWRKLRHRKARYQDNNTAIPINSKKTLGHHDQHMASPSRKRNYAYPPKRYSNPVGPAGRRTKLCWTEQEEATLREAMAKFTPSDNGPIPWVQILDYGRDVFHRTRLASDLRVKWRNMKKKAGS; this is translated from the exons ATGCTTCCGCCCTTTAGACAAGATATCCAGAAGTTTATATGCATAAAGAGACCTACATTACCAGAAACTTCTTTTGAGTTG CTCAGAAAAGTTTACCCAGAGATTACACCTGTGGTTCCACCATCCCCAGTGGAGCAGAATGGAAATGACCAACACGACAATATCAGCCATGATCTTGTGAATACAGAGAAGACCGGATTCACTACAGATGGTGCTCAACTTCAGCAGGATGATCTAGCAAATTTAGTCGATGAAAGAAACACAGAAAATCTTCAGAAGGATGCAATGGCAACTTCTGATTTTCAACAACCATGTACATCAGACAATAGGTGTTTTGATCAGCGACAAGAAGATTCTATTAATACTGTTGGTGTCAACATCAGGTCTCCAGAAGACAGTCCAACTAATGTAAATAGACACATGTCAGTTGCAGCTGAGCCTTCTTTAGCTAGTTCTGCAGATTTGCTGGGAAGTAATACAGGAAGAATGTCTGAGCAGGACACGATAGATCATACAACCATAGTTCAATCACAATCTTGTGGGGTCAGATATCCTAATAAACATCACAGTAATAATGGAGACATGCCACTTGTTGCCAGCATTCAGTCACCAAAGGATTCCATCCATGAAGGATCAACCATGCAGACAACTGTTTCTCCAGCTGTTGACAGAAGCAATGATGCTTTACCGGCATCCAACATGACCCACTTGCCTGAGTTTATTGCTGTAGAGGATAAAATAATGACTTCAGAACCACACTTCAGCAAAACTCATCCAAATTCAGGGCAACATGATACTGGTGATAAAGCAAATCAAGATGTGGGTTGTGGCAGTACTGGTATTCAGACAGCTGCTGCTTTACCATCTGAAGGCTTTAATGGGGATGTTCAAGGAGACAAATCTGAAATTAAAGATCCAGCAGGGAATACTACACAGCATACTGAAACTTTTGAACAAGAAAATAGTGACAAGGCTCATTTGGAAGTTGGTTGTTCCGACAAAGTTAATCAAGCTCTATATGATGATGGCAAcatcataaaaaataatatggtcTTTGGTGGGCTGAATAAGCAAACTGCTCTAGAGTCTCATGGCTGCAGCATGACCTTGCATAACAGAAATTCAGAGGCCAACCATTTCTCTGAGCAGAATATTGGAAGGAACAGAACTGAAGTTCAGAATGATTGCTGCAGTATTCCAACCTCTCCTAATGATGTTAATGACAAGCGAGCAAAGCAAGCTTCAAACAAGGAAACCATGGCGAATACTGTGGCAGAAACATTGCATGTGCATTCTTCAGATGGTAGTTTCAGTGGCTTCGCAGCTGGTGGTCTTCTGTCAATGGCTGAAAAACTACCGTTCTGTACTCAGGATCAATATGCTAATGGTACTGTTGAGGGCTTGTCAGAACAAGAGTTGTGCATAAAATGTGGCAAAGATGGTCAGTTGCTGAAATGCAGTGGCTGTTTTTTAGCCGTTCATGATACATGTTTTGGCTCATCAGTGACATTTGATGATTCTGGTCAGTTCTACTGTCCTGTATGCTTCTATACTAAAGCAACTGAAGCATATCAAAAGGCAAAGAAAACATATTCTGAAGCAAGGAAGAACCTATCAGCTTTCCTTGGTAGAAAGCAATTGGCTGAGCAATATCAACAAGCTGCAGTGCGGCAAAGAGCTGCCAACAGTGAGGATCATTTCAATGGGTGTAACAACGCAATCAAAAGGCAAGGTAATCATCAATCTGAAGGAAATAACCTTTCTCATAGGGATGAAGAGCCTGCCCGACAGAGGAAGAAGCAGAAGACAAATGCTAGGGATGCTTGCACTCAGGAAGTAGTCACTAAAAAGGCACCCACTGTTCATAACTCTGATGTTGTATCCATGAAAAAGAATTCTGTACTCCAGAATAACAGAAAACAAGCTCAGGTTGCAgagcaggagcagccagaggaaAATGCAGAAGCTAGTGGAGAGTCTGGTAATACAAATTCATCGCACAAAACAGCACATTCATCTCAGAACAAGTGCAGTCCTGCTGCAAGTCAGAATATTGATGCTGACAAAGAAGATGTCCTTGCAAGTTCTCAACAGTCAGAAGATTCTGATGAAATCGAAGCTACATCTTCTAGTGACCCTAGCAAGCAACCATCGCCTCATTGGCGCAAGTTGAGACACCGCAAAGCAAGATATCAGGATAATAATACAGCAATTCCAATTAATTCTAAGAAAACACTGGGGCACCATGATCAACATATGGCTTCACCATCAAGGAAAAGGAACTATGCATATCCACCCAAGCGTTA CTCTAACCCTGTCGGACCAGCTGGAAGGCGCACAAAGCTCTGCTGGACAGAACAAGAGGAGGCAACTTTGAGG GAAGCAATGGCAAAATTCACCCCAAGTGACAACGGGCCAATTCCGTGGGTCCAGATACTGGATTACGGCAGGGATGTGTTCCACAGGACACGCCTCGCATCCGACCTGAGGGTGAAATGGAGGAACATGAAGAAGAAAGCAGGCTCATGA